A window from Festucalex cinctus isolate MCC-2025b chromosome 4, RoL_Fcin_1.0, whole genome shotgun sequence encodes these proteins:
- the esrp2 gene encoding epithelial splicing regulatory protein 2 isoform X1: MASHSDTLVVFFGATAGANGGKLGSDEREIILLVWQIVDLREKKVGKLHRCLVKPDTLELADQCKEETGLSSDDVVNAEPLDKVLQQFQQSVTSELECLKRSSYTLCVNSPLVIRQALHPEASKKNLVLPECFFSFVDLRKEFEKCCPNAGPANKLEIPSMLEHVGLAAVSEQLMGVREVRSMVQLILCILAEPYNHNFSCVETVNYKFDSGTCSKTEPVDNETIIRARGLPWQSSDQDIARFFKGLNIAKGGVALCLNAQGRRNGEALVRFINSEHRDLALERHKHHMGSRYIEVYKATGDEFLKIAGGTSNEVTQFLSKENQVIVRMRGLPFTATSQEVLDFLGPESPVTDGAEGLLFVKYPDGRPTGDAFVLFSCDEYAQNAMKKHRQILGKRYIELFRSTAAEVQQVLTRYLSTPLISTLPASPIVPVLAAPPFLPTASSTRDCVRLRGLPYTAGIEDILEFMAEHTSDIKPHGVHMVLNQQGRPSGDAFIQMKSPDKAFIVSQKCHKKTMKDRYVEVFQCSTEEMSIVLMGGTLNRSGLSPPPCKLPCLSPPTAYAFPTPPAILSEAAFYQPPLLATPRPHQATHSPALAYYPPQPHLYMNMNMNYTAYYPSPPVSPSTVSYFAAPPSVAAAVAAQPHHAAAAAAAAAAASSPVLPQPGALVRMQGLPYNTGVKDILGFFQGYQYAPEEYGNMVQMSEQARSLIQPKEWLCL; encoded by the exons ATGGCTTCGCACAGTGATACTCTGGTGGTGTTCTTTGGGGCAACAGCTGGTGCAAATGGGGGTAAACTGGGTTCGGATGAGAGGGAAATAATTCTCTTGGTGTGGCAAATTGTGGACCTACGTGAGAAAAAG GTGGGCAAGCTTCACAGATGTCTTGTCAAGCCAGACACTTTGGAGCTTGCAGATCAGTGCAAAGAGGAGACGGGCCTTAGTTCGGACGACGTCGTCAATGCCGAGCCCCTGGATAAAGTTCTGCAACAG TTTCAGCAGTCTGTGACATCGGAATTGGAGTGTCTCAAAAGGAGCTCTTACACTCTTTGTGTCAACAGTCCCCTGGTCATCCGACAGGCTCTTCACCCTGAGGCTTCTAAAAAG AATCTGGTCCTTCCCGAGTGTTTCTTCTCATTTGTGGACTTGAGAAAAGAGTTTGAGAAATGCTGCCCCAACGCCGGCCCTGCAAACAAGCTGGAGATCCCTTCCATGTTAGAAc ATGTGGGTCTAGCTGCGGTGTCAGAACAGCTGATGGGAGTGAGGGAAGTGAGGAGCATGGTGCAGCTGATCCTCTGCATCCTGGCTGAACCTTACA ATCACAATTTTTCCTGTGTGGAGACAGTGAATTACAAATTTGATTCTGGCACATG CAGTAAGACGGAGCCCGTGGACAACGAGACGATAATCAGGGCAAGAGGACTTCCGTGGCAGTCTTCAGACCAAGATATTGCTCGCTTCTTCAAAGGCCTCAATATAGCCAA AGGGGGCGTGGCCTTATGCCTCAATGCCCAGGGCAGGAGGAATGGCGAGGCCTTGGTTCGCTTCATCAACTCAGAACACAGAGACTTGGCACTGGAGCGCCACAAGCACCACATGGGCAGCCGCTACATCGAG GTCTACAAGGCCACAGGAGATGAATTCCTCAAGATTGCTGGAG GCACATCCAACGAGGTGACGCAGTTCCTGTCCAAAGAGAACCAGGTGATCGTCCGCATGCGGGGTCTGCCGTTCACGGCCACGTCGCAGGAAGTCCTGGACTTCCTCGGCCCCGAGAGCCCGGTCACAGACGGCGCAGAGGGCCTGCTGTTTGTGAAATACCCGGACGGGAGACCCACCGGGGATGCGTTTGTGCTTTTCTCCTGTGACGAGTACGCCCAGAACGCCATGAAGAAGCACAGGCAGATCCTGGGCAAGCGCTACATCGAGCTCTTTCGCAGCACTGCGGCGGAGGTGCAACAG GTGCTGACTCGCTACCTGTCCACCCCTCTGATATCAACGCTGCCCGCCTCGCCCATCGTCCCCGTCCTCGCCGCGCCGCCCTTCCTGCCGACGGCCAGCAGCACCCGCGATTGCGTCCGCCTCCGTGGCCTGCCTTACACGGCCGGCATCGAAGACATCTTGGAGTTCATGGCCGAGCACACCTCTGACATCAAACCCCACGGAGTCCACATGGTCCTCAATCAGCAG GGCCGACCCTCGGGCGACGCTTTCATCCAGATGAAGTCCCCGGACAAGGCGTTTATAGTGTCCCAGAAGTGCCACAAGAAGACCATGAAGGACCGCTACGTGGAGGTGTTCCAGTGCTCCACGGAGGAGATGAGCATCGTACTGATGGGAGGAACCTTGAACCGCAGCGGCCTCTCGCCACCGCCTTGCAAGCTCCCCT GTTTATCTCCCCCAACAGCCTAcgccttccccaccccacctgcCATCTTGTCTGAAGCAGCCTTCTACCAGCCCCCCCTGCTGGCCACTCCCAGACCTCATCAGGCCACACACAGCCCCGCCTTGGCCTACTATCCACCTCAACCTCACCTTTATATGAACATGAACATGAACTACACGGCTTACTATCCCAG CCCACCAGTGTCCCCCTCCACAGTGAGCTACTTCGCCGCCCCGCCATCAGTGGCAGCAGCGGTGGCGGCCCAGCCCCACCATGCGGCcgcagccgccgccgctgcAGCGGCCGCCTCGTCCCCGGTGCTGCCCCAACCTGGCGCTCTGGTGCGGATGCAGGGCCTTCCCTACAACACCGGCGTCAAGGACATCCTCGGCTTTTTCCAGGGATACCAG TACGCCCCCGAGGAGTACGGCAACATGGTTCAGATGAGCGAACAGGCCAGGAGTCTGATTCAGCCCAAAGAATGGCTCTGCCTGTAG
- the esrp2 gene encoding epithelial splicing regulatory protein 2 isoform X2 encodes MASHSDTLVVFFGATAGANGGKLGSDEREIILLVWQIVDLREKKVGKLHRCLVKPDTLELADQCKEETGLSSDDVVNAEPLDKVLQQFQQSVTSELECLKRSSYTLCVNSPLVIRQALHPEASKKNLVLPECFFSFVDLRKEFEKCCPNAGPANKLEIPSMLEHVGLAAVSEQLMGVREVRSMVQLILCILAEPYNHNFSCVETVNYKFDSGTCSKTEPVDNETIIRARGLPWQSSDQDIARFFKGLNIAKGGVALCLNAQGRRNGEALVRFINSEHRDLALERHKHHMGSRYIEVYKATGDEFLKIAGGTSNEVTQFLSKENQVIVRMRGLPFTATSQEVLDFLGPESPVTDGAEGLLFVKYPDGRPTGDAFVLFSCDEYAQNAMKKHRQILGKRYIELFRSTAAEVQQVLTRYLSTPLISTLPASPIVPVLAAPPFLPTASSTRDCVRLRGLPYTAGIEDILEFMAEHTSDIKPHGVHMVLNQQGRPSGDAFIQMKSPDKAFIVSQKCHKKTMKDRYVEVFQCSTEEMSIVLMGGTLNRSGLSPPPCKLPCLSPPTAYAFPTPPAILSEAAFYQPPLLATPRPHQATHSPALAYYPPQPHLYMNMNMNYTAYYPSPPVSPSTVSYFAAPPSVAAAVAAQPHHAAAAAAAAAAASSPVLPQPGALVRMQGLPYNTGVKDILGFFQGYQLQPDAVLILYNFSGQCSGEALVTFPSEEAACRAVAERSSHAFYGQQVHLTFCN; translated from the exons ATGGCTTCGCACAGTGATACTCTGGTGGTGTTCTTTGGGGCAACAGCTGGTGCAAATGGGGGTAAACTGGGTTCGGATGAGAGGGAAATAATTCTCTTGGTGTGGCAAATTGTGGACCTACGTGAGAAAAAG GTGGGCAAGCTTCACAGATGTCTTGTCAAGCCAGACACTTTGGAGCTTGCAGATCAGTGCAAAGAGGAGACGGGCCTTAGTTCGGACGACGTCGTCAATGCCGAGCCCCTGGATAAAGTTCTGCAACAG TTTCAGCAGTCTGTGACATCGGAATTGGAGTGTCTCAAAAGGAGCTCTTACACTCTTTGTGTCAACAGTCCCCTGGTCATCCGACAGGCTCTTCACCCTGAGGCTTCTAAAAAG AATCTGGTCCTTCCCGAGTGTTTCTTCTCATTTGTGGACTTGAGAAAAGAGTTTGAGAAATGCTGCCCCAACGCCGGCCCTGCAAACAAGCTGGAGATCCCTTCCATGTTAGAAc ATGTGGGTCTAGCTGCGGTGTCAGAACAGCTGATGGGAGTGAGGGAAGTGAGGAGCATGGTGCAGCTGATCCTCTGCATCCTGGCTGAACCTTACA ATCACAATTTTTCCTGTGTGGAGACAGTGAATTACAAATTTGATTCTGGCACATG CAGTAAGACGGAGCCCGTGGACAACGAGACGATAATCAGGGCAAGAGGACTTCCGTGGCAGTCTTCAGACCAAGATATTGCTCGCTTCTTCAAAGGCCTCAATATAGCCAA AGGGGGCGTGGCCTTATGCCTCAATGCCCAGGGCAGGAGGAATGGCGAGGCCTTGGTTCGCTTCATCAACTCAGAACACAGAGACTTGGCACTGGAGCGCCACAAGCACCACATGGGCAGCCGCTACATCGAG GTCTACAAGGCCACAGGAGATGAATTCCTCAAGATTGCTGGAG GCACATCCAACGAGGTGACGCAGTTCCTGTCCAAAGAGAACCAGGTGATCGTCCGCATGCGGGGTCTGCCGTTCACGGCCACGTCGCAGGAAGTCCTGGACTTCCTCGGCCCCGAGAGCCCGGTCACAGACGGCGCAGAGGGCCTGCTGTTTGTGAAATACCCGGACGGGAGACCCACCGGGGATGCGTTTGTGCTTTTCTCCTGTGACGAGTACGCCCAGAACGCCATGAAGAAGCACAGGCAGATCCTGGGCAAGCGCTACATCGAGCTCTTTCGCAGCACTGCGGCGGAGGTGCAACAG GTGCTGACTCGCTACCTGTCCACCCCTCTGATATCAACGCTGCCCGCCTCGCCCATCGTCCCCGTCCTCGCCGCGCCGCCCTTCCTGCCGACGGCCAGCAGCACCCGCGATTGCGTCCGCCTCCGTGGCCTGCCTTACACGGCCGGCATCGAAGACATCTTGGAGTTCATGGCCGAGCACACCTCTGACATCAAACCCCACGGAGTCCACATGGTCCTCAATCAGCAG GGCCGACCCTCGGGCGACGCTTTCATCCAGATGAAGTCCCCGGACAAGGCGTTTATAGTGTCCCAGAAGTGCCACAAGAAGACCATGAAGGACCGCTACGTGGAGGTGTTCCAGTGCTCCACGGAGGAGATGAGCATCGTACTGATGGGAGGAACCTTGAACCGCAGCGGCCTCTCGCCACCGCCTTGCAAGCTCCCCT GTTTATCTCCCCCAACAGCCTAcgccttccccaccccacctgcCATCTTGTCTGAAGCAGCCTTCTACCAGCCCCCCCTGCTGGCCACTCCCAGACCTCATCAGGCCACACACAGCCCCGCCTTGGCCTACTATCCACCTCAACCTCACCTTTATATGAACATGAACATGAACTACACGGCTTACTATCCCAG CCCACCAGTGTCCCCCTCCACAGTGAGCTACTTCGCCGCCCCGCCATCAGTGGCAGCAGCGGTGGCGGCCCAGCCCCACCATGCGGCcgcagccgccgccgctgcAGCGGCCGCCTCGTCCCCGGTGCTGCCCCAACCTGGCGCTCTGGTGCGGATGCAGGGCCTTCCCTACAACACCGGCGTCAAGGACATCCTCGGCTTTTTCCAGGGATACCAG CTCCAGCCGGACGCCGTCCTCATCCTGTACAACTTCAGCGGCCAGTGCAGCGGCGAGGCCTTGGTCACCTTCCCCAGCGAGGAGGCGGCGTGCCGGGCCGTGGCCGAGCGCTCCAGTCACGCCTTCTACGGCCAGCAGGTCCACTTGACCTTCTgcaactga